The Mustela nigripes isolate SB6536 chromosome 6, MUSNIG.SB6536, whole genome shotgun sequence DNA window aggggaggagggtgggagattgggtgagcctggtagtgggtattaaggagggcacatattgcatggaacactgggtgtgatgcataaacaatgaatgcttgaacactgaaaagaaataaaataaaatgaaatgaaaaaaatatatttttttcttaattttatcttattttaaacattctttctgCTTCAGAGAAATAGAATGGTGAGATATGTGAGCACAGAGATGCAGTTAtgaattttattgatattttaaaaattatatagatatttaaacACTATCCTTTGATGCACATATTTTGATTCTTACAGAGAAAATACTCTAAGATATGATTTGTGAAAATCACACCAGAGTCACTGAATTTATTCTTCTCGGTTTTACAAATAACCTTGAGATGCAAGtttccctctttattttgttcctcatCATCTATACAGTTACTTTGTTGGGCAACTTCCTTATCATCACAGTCACCAGTGTGGATTCTGCTCTTCAAACACCCATGTACTTCTTTCTCTGAAACCTATCACTTCTTGAAGTCTGTTTCACCTTGGTCATGGTGCCAAAGATGTTGGTGGATCTACTGTCTTCAAGGAAAATCATCTCTTTTGTAGGCTGTGGGATCCAGatgtactttttcttcttctttggcaGCTCTGAATGCTTTCTCCTATCTATGATGGCATATGATCGCTTTGTGGCTATTGGTAACCCTCTCCGTTATTCAGTCATAATGAATAGGCCCTTATGCTTATGGATGGTTCTCGGCTCTTGGATGTCTGGTGTTCCTGTCTCTATGCTACAGACAGCTTGGTTGATGGCCCTTCCTTTCTGTGGACCAAATACTATAGACCACTTTTTTTGTGATGGTCCTCCAGTGCTGAAACTAGTCACTCAAGATACAACCATGTATGAAATGCAAGCACTTGCTTCCACGCTACTATTTATCATGTTTCCCTTTTCCCTCATTTTGGTCTCCTATACCCGCATTATCATCACTATCCTGAGGATGTCCTCTGCTACTGGTCGCCAGAAGGCATTCTCTACTTGTTCATCACACCTCATTGTGGTATCCCTTTTCTATGGAACAGCCAGTTTGACCTACCTAAGGCCCAAATCCAACCAGTCCCCCGAGAGCAAGAAGCTAGTGTCATTGTCCTACACTGTCATCACTCCTATGTTAAACCCCATCATCTACAGCCTCAGGAACAATGAAGTGAAGGGGGCAGTCAAGAGGACATTTACTCAAAAAGTCTTGCAGAAGTTAGATGTGTTTTGAGTTCCATTTCTTAGTGTttctaaacaaaaaagaaacagcagaacCCACAGACAAAAGCTTAAAAGGAGTACAAGATTAGCTCTGATTTTTTCAGTGTCACTTGCTGTGATAGACGAGTCTTAGTGTATCAGTCAGACTCCCAGCAAGAGACAGATGGTACTCTTGGGATAATTGAGAGAATATTTATGAGGGCTCTGTTTGTGAATTGGGGAGCAAGACTACATAATTGTCATACAACTCATATGATGGAAAATCCACAAGTCTTGATCTGAAGGGGTAAGGAGAAGAAGTATTACCTGGAACCTGGAGGATGCTACAACTATATGTAAAGCCACACAACTGGAGCCCTGTTCTTTAGAGGAAAAAGGCAGCCATCCTGGTCTTATGCTATTCTGAATCTCTCAAATTTGATGATGAAGATTTGATGATGTTCTTCATCAAACAAAATCTGAGACAGAGGACAAGAATTTCTGCTGATGCAGTATATAAAGGCCAGCCTTGTGGGGCACAGATCAGAATAAAAAAGTTATgaagcataaataaaaatatttaccagaGACCCCATATATTCTTCACATAATAGGATGCAAGTATAATCTTGTAATGTGTTTtagataacttttaaaaagatgtatcaAAAAGTGGGGACTTGTAGTTGCCAAGAATTCACGGTACAAATTCTTTACATAGGTTGCTGCTTTAAATGAGGTTACATAATAAGATTActtttatatgaatattttataatatggtTCTGGAACTCTTTGATCATTGGCTTAATcatctattaatttttattttattttttaaagattatttatttgagagagagaaagaggggaaggagtaaggaaagagaatctcaagcagactgcatgcTGAGTACaaagcctgacagggggctcagtatcatgatcctgaaatcataacctgagccaaaaaccaagactccatacacaactgactgagccatccagggttgcttattaatttttattaattagctCTTGCATAGAATTTAAACAAGAAATACTTGCTTTCCAGTATAGTAAAAGCAagaatagtgataataatagCCAACATGATTTATCAAAGCATTAATAAATGTCCTCATGGggtgtccaggtggctcagtcagttgaacatctgccttcagttcagttcatgatcccagggtctttggatcgagtcctgcattgggatccctgctcagtggggagactgcttctcactacccttctgccctccccatgctcaagctctttctctctctctcaaataattaaataaaatcctaaaaatccttaaataaaatcctaaaaaaaatattctcacaaCAATCCAATGGGTAGATcctattatacatttatttttcataaaagatGAATTAGGATCAGAAAATTTAAGAATCTTGACGAGATAGGGTTATTGAGAGGTAGTCACAGGAATTCAAATTCAGACCCTTCTACATTTGAAATtcaatatgttaatttttaaaaaaatctctaggacattttcATCCTGATAAAGCACCACTTATACATGGGAATATTGTCTGTAAGTCCATAAATGCCTTAAATCAACTAAGAAGACAACATGAAATTGAGTCAAatgtaattttggaaaatttcacaTTCCCACTCTCATAAAGACATATATTGAATATCCAATTTATACCAATAGTATTTATTACTCTAAATCTTCATTAGTCAACATTTTTCTTAACTGTATAGGTTTTTCTTTAAGCAGCAACTAGCCTCTAGCCTTTAGAATAACATTCTTGGTCAATATCccagagaaatttaaaatcatcACAAATTTGCAAtttgtgatatttattttaattttcattttctgaagtttATATCCATTGAGCATAATGGGAGTTTGGGGTAGGAAATATCAGTGCCTTTAAATCTTTCTCCTTCAGTGGTCTTTTAATTGTTTAAGCTTAACTCACAATTCCAAATTAATGTTGCTAAATTCAGTGACCATCTGGTAAGACTATTgcaatggttttcttttctttccttttcttttctttttaaaatagatctatttatttatttgaaagagaaagcacagtggGAGGGATAGAAGAAGAgtgagaaaatctcaagtagatttCCCACTGAaggtggagcctgacatggggctcaatcccctgaccttaaaatcatgacctgagcagaaatcaagagtcagatgcttgactgactgagtcagtcaggtgTCCCTGGTTTTTTACTATTTGAATGTGATTCAAAAGTAGATTGTGAGGTCGTAAAATCAGTTTAGTagtgaatgtgtatgtgtttaataaGCTAGCGTAATAAAATCAAGAATAGAATAACAGTAATTTATGAAAAGAGTTTATGGAAACACCTGATACATAATAAACCCTATCTGAGTGTATGATagtattatttttagaataacataaaatatagatTAGACCCAATATATGAAAGAGTATGCTTTAGTAATGCATTTTTATGTTTAGAGTGAAATGTAAAATCAAATTCATCCTGTAAGATGCAAGATAATTTTTCATAAGATATTCACTTATTTCATATCTTATCTGACTTAAAATCCATGGCTTCTTTGgggaatttataatataattattacgtttcatataattttcatatagttttttagtatagttatatatatatttcatatagttttataaattgaatgtaagtataaataaatgtataaatttagtgtaagtataaataaattcataaatttaatGTAAGTCACAGAGCCACAATCTccttgaagagacttttttcaaGCTTGTCATCCTCAATTTACAAATTTACATATAGTTTTATAAATtgaatataagtataaataaatttataaatttaaatcacAGAGCCACAAACTCCTTGAAGAGGCTTTTTGTCCAAGCTTGTCATCCTCAATTTacaaattcatttcttctttagagTTCCAAAAGCTAATTAATAGTCATTATTATATGTGAAGAGATGAATAAAAGGACTTATTTGATGAGTTGTTTACCCACAAAATACTAAAATTGTTATCACTAACAATTCCAGAGTTTTCTTTGgacaaatattttcatcactttttttttttttatggtggtgATACAATTGTCTTTTTTAGTTGtatgaaaaaaaggaatttttcttaagtttaaaatTCCATagatttctttcatatatatgcCCCTATATTGTTATTTAGAAGACTTTCTGGAAATATTTCTTACAAATGTCTATAATTTTGAGTGTCAAAGGATGTCTTAAAAGGCCAAAACTGGTACCTCTAGTACCCCTAAAATAAGAATTGGTTAGATCTTACTTTATATGTCATCCAATCCTGTCACATATATGAGAGCTGAGGCAAGAAGAACAATTAACATTTTGATATTTCAATGTAGCTTAAGAAGTCTATCTGGTTTATCACAAGGGTGGTCAGGTCAAATTAGTGAATCCAGTCCAATGTATAATattgctttatatttatatttaacatgcAGGAAATAACACAGCCCAAAGAGAGTTTTAATTGTGGTTAGGAGACAAAACCTAAGagcaattaataaaaatgtaattatataatgaggaaataaagcaaaattctCAATTGCCAAAATCAATGCTACAAAATGCAcataatacatgtttataatcTCGGACTACAAAATAATATTGATAGTGAGTGCTGTGGACTTTCAGGTAGTAGAGTGAATAAAATATACTTCAATGCTGATTAATTATGGTATGAAACCTACATATTTGATAGTCAGATAATCAATGTTTTGAATTCAGGACCCAATACTCAATAACTGTTTATCCCCCATGAACCATCATCTGTGCTACAGGCTTGTTGCAAAGTCCTGTGAGTTTCTATTGTGCTACCATAATTCACTATAttcaaaaaggaggaaatagtGATGAATTACTGACCACTTAGCCTCTGGACTCCATATTTTGAGTCTTAGGGAAGGCAAAACCATTTTCCATGGATAAAGTGAAGGCCAAACAGTATTTTACCAGACTCCCTTAGAGCTAGTTTGTGGGCTTGTACACTAAGCTTAACTagttcatcaaaatcaaaagcttctgcacagcaaaggaaacagtcaagaaaacaaagaggcaacccacagaatgggagaagatatttgcaaatgacagtacagacaaaaggctgatatccaggatctataaagaactcctcaaactcaacacacacaaaacagacaatcatatcaaaaaatggacagaagatatgaacagacacttcttcaatgaagacatacaaatggctatcagacacatgaaaaaatgttcatcatcactagccatcagggagattcaaattaaaactacattgagatatcaacttacaccagttagaatggccaaaattagcaagaaaggaaacaacctgtgttggaggggatatggagaaaggggaaccctctactctgttggtgggaatgcaagttggtgcagtctctttgaacagtgtggagattcctcaagaaattaaaaatagaacttccctatgaccctgaaattgcactactgagtatttaccccaaagatacagatgtagtgaaaagaagggccatctgtaccccaatgttgatagcagcaatggccaaatgtggaaagaaccaagatgtccttcaatggatgaatggataaggaagatgtggtctatatacactatggagtatgatgcttccatcagaaaggacgaatacccaacttttgtagcaacatggacgggactggaagagattatgctgagtgaaataagtcaagaagagagagtcaatcatcatatgatttcacttatttgtggataatagcaaatagcatggaggacatggggagttagagaggagaagggagttgggggaaattggaagtggaggtgatccatgacagactatggactctgaacaacaatctgaggattttgaagggatgggggggtg harbors:
- the LOC132020739 gene encoding LOW QUALITY PROTEIN: olfactory receptor 10A7-like (The sequence of the model RefSeq protein was modified relative to this genomic sequence to represent the inferred CDS: substituted 1 base at 1 genomic stop codon), with protein sequence MICENHTRVTEFILLGFTNNLEMQVSLFILFLIIYTVTLLGNFLIITVTSVDSALQTPMYFFLXNLSLLEVCFTLVMVPKMLVDLLSSRKIISFVGCGIQMYFFFFFGSSECFLLSMMAYDRFVAIGNPLRYSVIMNRPLCLWMVLGSWMSGVPVSMLQTAWLMALPFCGPNTIDHFFCDGPPVLKLVTQDTTMYEMQALASTLLFIMFPFSLILVSYTRIIITILRMSSATGRQKAFSTCSSHLIVVSLFYGTASLTYLRPKSNQSPESKKLVSLSYTVITPMLNPIIYSLRNNEVKGAVKRTFTQKVLQKLDVF